A section of the Rattus norvegicus strain BN/NHsdMcwi chromosome 15, GRCr8, whole genome shotgun sequence genome encodes:
- the Vch gene encoding chymase precursor: protein MQALLFLMALLLPSGAGAEEIIGGVESIPHSRPYMAHLDIITERGLKDSCGGFLITRQFVLTAAHCRGREITVTLGAHDVSKREYTQQKIKVEKQFIHKNYNFLPNLHDIMLLKLEKQVELTPAVDVVPLPSPSDFIHPGTLCWTAGWGRTGVKDPTSDTLREVALRIMDEEACKIYRHYDNNFQVCVGLSTRLQTAYTGDSGGPLLCAGVVHGIVSYGHPDATPPAVFTRIAPYVPWINTVLRESS from the exons ATGCAGGCCCTACTATTCCTGATGGCTCTTCTCTTGccttctggagctggagctg AGGAGATTATTGGTGGTGTGGAGTCTATTCCACACTCCCGCCCTTACATGGCCCATCTGGACATCATCACTGAGAGAGGTTTAAAGGACAGCTGTGGTGGGTTTCTCATAACCCGCCAATTTGTGCTGACTGCTGCACACTGCAGAGGAAG AGAAATCACAGTCACCCTTGGAGCCCATGACGTGAGCAAGCGAGAATACACACAGCAGAAGATAAAAGTAGAAAAACAATTCATTCATAAAAATTACAACTTCCTTCCCAATCTTCATGACATCATGTTACTGAAG CTTGAAAAACAAGTTGAGTTGACTCCTGCTGTGGATGTAGTTCCCCTGCCTAGTCCTTCTGACTTTATTCACCCTGGGACATTGTGTTGGACTGCTGGATGGGGGCGAACTGGAGTGAAAGATCCTACCTCAGATACACTGAGAGAGGTTGCACTGAGAATCATGGATGAAGAGGCCTGTAAAATCTATAGACATTATGACAACAACTTCCAGGTCTGCGTGGGCCTTTCCACAAGGTTACAAACAGCATACACT GGAGACTCTGGTGGGCCGCTACTGTGTGCTGGTGTGGTCCATGGTATTGTATCTTATGGGCATCCAGATGCAACGCCCCCTGCAGTCTTCACCCGAATCGCCCCCTATGTGCCCTGGATTAATACAGTCTTAAGGGAAAGTAGCTGA